Part of the Hemicordylus capensis ecotype Gifberg chromosome 7, rHemCap1.1.pri, whole genome shotgun sequence genome, TTTAGATAATACACAACAGGTGCTGGTTAGAGGTGGGCAGCAGGGGACCCAGTGGTCTTTTACCACGTTCAACTTTAGTATGCAAAAGCTGCAGGACCTTGGGCTGCAGTTCAGTGATGGAGCACATGTTTGTGCACAGAAGGTCCCGGGCCTCTCCAGTGGAAAAGGACCCCAGCTAGCatgtctgggaaagaccccagccTGGACCCTGGTCATTGCTGGTCAGAGTAGTACTGCTGGTCAGagtagtactgagctagacggcccAATGGTGATGACAGCACCATCTGCTTTTCTAAGCAAAGCATCGCCAACCACAATCCTCATCCCCCTTTATGCAGGATTCCCTCTGACTGCACAGTATCGAGTTCCCACATTATCCCTAGatagtgatggggaggctctattAGCTGCAGGGGGTAGGCTTTCAGTGGTGGTGACCATTTTTGAGAGAGGTAATAGAGCAGGGAAGTCAGAGGTACACTCGGAAACTCCAAAACTATCAGCAAAAGGGAGTCAACCACAAACCCACCCACCACGGACAGTCAGCATTTAAACATTAGGGCTCTTATACTTTTAGCACAGTAACTGGTCACGCCCCAAGTGCTGGAGTGAGAAAAGCTGCACTCCTGCTGGAATGGCTCCCTCTACAGTAACTCAACAAGACCAGCAGCCCTAGTGTGGAAAGGCTGGCTATCCCCATGCAATaccaaaccaacacacacacttgTCTGGAGCAGGGAGCAAGGCCATGTTTTTATTCAGCAGGCTTCTCCCCAACAGAAGGCCACTGTGCTCTGCACATAAATAGGAGGTGAAGGACAAGCCTTGCATTCCTAGGAGGCCCAGAGCCTCTGCAGTGAGGACTCTTTGGAAGTTGTTCTTCTCTGCTCCCAATCGTGTTCCACCAGTATCTCCCTCAACAGTATCGGTGTCTCCTCCGCAGGAGGTGGGTGGTGGTTGTCTGTAGAAAACCAGACCAACGATGATGCTCTTAAGCTACATGGGACACAGGACAGACAGGAAGAGGACCCTTCACCTTTGTACTTCTCAGTGAAAGAATGACAGAGCCATCACCCTAGAAGCCTCCAGTGGCAGCTTCCTCCACCATAATAGCCATCATTTTCACTGGACATTTGATCTTGATGATGGCTGTCTCTTGTTGTCTTCTGGACCCCTCAATACCAACTGTTCCTTCCTTGGTCAGCTACAAACTCTGCATGGTTTTACCACGCTACTTGGAGGAACATGCGTGCTCACCTTTCCCTGGGCTGCAAAAGCTCCTAATTACATCAGAAAACACCCCCAAAAAGCCAAAAATGGCAACTCTCCTTTGGAAAGAATCTAAAGGCATGAGCTGCATCCAAACAGTGTGGTGGCCTGGTTTAGAcagacttctgcccatggagtaCCAGGTCCAGTCCCTGATGGCGGACAATTCTTGGACAGAGCAATGAGCTTCCTCGGTGATCTGCTACAGCTCCAGGCATGTTACATGTCCATGGCTTCCTGCTCCACAGTTTTCTCCTCTGGCTGCACATACTTTTCCTGGACTGCAAGAGTGCTAGTTAGTTGAGAATTAAGGAGAAAGAAGCAGCAAGAAGGGTTGATGCTGAGAGCACTCTGGATGCGAGAGAGATGGACTGACCCATCGGTTAGCCCAGTGGGTTCTGAGACTTGGGTCTGCGGGCAGATTTGGTCATCTGGGTCTCCATGTGATCTGACACTTACTGTCACCATCAGCACTCCCTgcaacaaggattcccagatattgttgacgacagctctcatcatccccagccaaagacaaCTGCAGTTGGGGATTATGGTCAACAAAAATATAGGAATCTCTGTAATGGAGAACACTAGCAGAAGCTGGCCAGGAGCACTTCTCAGTCTCCTTTGGTGGTTATTTGTAGCTCTGTCCAGGCATTATAAGAGGCAAGGCTGCTGTATTTGTGGACAGCATCCCCAAGAGGGTGCTCGGGAGCCCTGGCCCTGCCCAGCATGCTCACAAGCTGCACCCCACATGATGCTCTgtagaggcaaatgctgtacttgtggacAGATGCTTCCCCTGATCAAGTGGGGCTTCTAGGCATGGGGGCAGGACTTCAGAGCACACTCTTGGGGACTCTGTATGTAAAtacataggaatacaggaagctgcctcatatcaagccagaccactggtccatctagctcagtattgtctacaccgactggcagtggctctgcaaggcaaatgtctttcccagccttacatggagatgctgccagggagtaaacctgggatctcctgcatgcaCGTAGATGCTAACCcgaacccttcttagcaaaggggacaattcatgcctgttaCCCCAAGACcacggctctcctctcctctgctcccctGCTTCTTAGAATGCCTGATCAAGGCTGGTGTGCCCGGAATAAAGAGCCAGCCTCTGGAAGAAGTCAAGGTAGGGAGAGATCAAAAGGGATACGATGCGAAGTGGAAGTCTGCTCCCATGGCTGCAGACATCAGGGCTTCGAGGCTTCTGCGCTCCACGTCTCCAAAGGAGTAGCCGTTGGCTTTGTCCACGGCCTGCATCACCCGCTGCATGCTCTCCTTGTCCTGGGCAGAGGAACAGTTAGAGACATCAGGGGCTAAACTTTGTCTGTCTCCCAGGTCCTCCTGCTATCCattgggctgattcacacatgaacACACTCCATCACTTGAGAACCAACTCCACCGAAAAAGCACTTGGCcatggctggagatggtgggagttggccTACTCCAGCTGTAGGCAGATCCTCTTTCCCAAACTTCCCATACTTCAATGCTTAGAAtcccaacttaaaaaaaaaaaaaagcctggtTCAACATCTAGTGCTAGCAACTTCCCCACCTTTGGGGCGGGCTCAAAACTTATTGAGTCCTATTCTAGTGCCAAGCATTGCTTCACCACAGGTCTATATCACCTGAGGCTTCCTTGTATTAGACCTGCTGTCTTAGACTTGTATCAGACTTGTATTAGACCTGCTGCCTGTTAATTTCAGCACTGTTAATTTCTACATTGTTTAGATGTTTTCTACCAGGAAGCTGCTACCTTCTCCGATAGCTCTTCCCCACTCTATCGAAAACATTTTCCAGTTGCCCTTCAATCAAGGATTCCCTGGGCAGCGTGCAATAAAAGAAcaggacaaaataaaaataaaaggatcAAGGCAGCAATTAAAATTCTGATTGACTAATGGACAGGCAaaagtcattggctgacatccagaccaaactACTCAATTTAGCTACTTGGGAGATACTCtgaactacttaatttcaattgAACTATTCAggagtaactgagtctggatgtcagtcactgtgtttaagttaaaacacacacacacacacacacacatacacacacacacacacacacacacacacacacacctctgatgTTAAGAGAACTGAACAGCCcaagaaaacaaaaaatatttgCATGGAGCCAGAAGGTTAGATGTATATGCACAAAGCAAGCACCTCTACGGGTGAaaatttgggcccccagatgctgttggactataactcccatcatccccagccacaatggtcaaaggctgGGTCACACTGGATGTGTGTTCCCCTTCTGTCAACTCATCATTTTTCACCGACTAGGCTGCTTTACCTGGACGTTGAGAGGAATGAAGGAGACCAAGCCGTAGTCTTCAATCACTTCCACAAGCTTCTTGTTCAGGCGACGATAGTTTTTGAAGAAAGGATCCGAAGCCAGGTGATCTACCAGGTAAGACAGATCCAAAACCTCTGTGTAATAATCTAGATTGAAGGCTGCAAGGGAAGTGAAGAGAAAAACCTTCAGGGCCCTTTTGATGTGGCTGCATTTCTAAAAGACATGTCAAATCAAACAGGGAGCAATGAAAATGTTTTCCTGCCAGGTCTTACAGGTACATGATAAGCATAAATTCGGCAGCTGAACCTATTTCCAGCATGAATGTTTGCCTATTATGCAGTTCTTAAAGGCCAGAGAAACAGTGGGCAGATTGGAGTCTAgtcatataggaagctgccatatactgagtcagaccattggtccatccagcttagtactgtctacactgactggcagcagctttctggggtttcaggcaggcctacttggagatgccagcgagtgaacctgggaccttctgcatgcaagtgtgcagatgctctctcactgggctatggccccatccacaaGAGGAACATCTTACAacactcacatgcagtcacccatccaaatgcaaaccaaggctgaaCCTgcttaattcattcattcattcattcgatttctataccacccttcaaaaaatggctcagggcggtttacacagagaaataacaaataaataagatggatccctgtccccaaagggctcacaatctaaaaagaaatagaagatagacaccagcaacagtcactggaagtactgtgctgggggtggatagggcctgttactctccccctgctaaataaagagaatcaccacgttaaaaaggtgcctctttgcccagttagcaaagggAACGCTTCaagctcgctaccacaagaccagctctccaccaagATTTCCTCTCACTGCTACTTCGTAAGAGGCTCCCCTCATCTGCTCTACAGCCATTTGATCAActtcctgcctgcagctctcACCCAATTTTCCGAACTGTTCGATCAGGTCCATTTTGGAGAGGATGTTCACGTGCGGCAACTCCACATGCAGCATGGTGGAGAGGGAGGTGCACAGGACTGAGATGAACTTGCCAGGGTCTGTGCAGTAATGAGAATCCACTAAGTGCACAGCAGCCAGCTGCAAAAAAGCAAACAAGAATCAGAGAGTGGGGTAGAGGAAAGAGTGAGAATTAGTGCTCCCAAGTCCAGGACATCCCAACCGGGTAACATGGGAAAACATCAGAGCAGTCAGGACATCCTCCAGTTCTTTGTATCAGTCTTTCCTCTTAGTTAATCtctgtctagagcagggattctcaacgttgggttcccagatgttattggacttcagctcccataatccccagccccagtggcctttgcttggggattatgggagttgaagtccaataacatctggggacccaacgttgagaatccctgatctagagcaggggGGTTCTCACATTggctcctcagatgttgttgggctacaattcccaccacccccagccacaatggccaaaggcaagtgatgatgggagttgtagtccaacaacatctgaggagctAAGGCTAAGAACCCCTATTCTAGAGCTAAGAGGATTTCCACAAGCCACCCACAATTAGTTTTTCCAGGCTGGGACATCCTGGTCTCCACAGCAAATATGGGTCTATCCCAAATAATAAATGGCCTATATATTGCAGGTTGCACAAAATGTGACTTgttaatttatctatctatcgtattttttataccgcctgatatgtacatctctaggtggtgtacaaaacttaacacaatataaaaagagtAGACAGTcaaaattccacaaaacacaataaaaacaatctcataaaaacAAGTTATCAAAATTGATTCCAGTTAAAAGGCTgcaaaaacaggtgcatctttaggctcttcctaaaagcaatcagagaaggagatgctcctatTTCAACATAGGGCatatcccaaagccctggggcagctacagagaaagcttggtcccgagttgccaccaaatgagccagcggcaaccataaccagacctccccagaagaACGTAATAGGTGATTGGGGTGTTATGGTTGGATCACTGCCCTCTTTATGAAGCATTTTGAACATGTTAACACAGTGGTCTGATTCATACACTTGTTCAAATCTAGGCTTaatatgggttaccaacattcacgtggttgtgtgaactcatgccaaggcaggaacctgATTTATCTTGGGCCAGAAACCAGTTTTCTGTGAGTTCACACTATCACCCACACaaattggtaacccacattaagcctagattcaaatgactgtgtggacTAGGCCTCTCTGTATTATTACACCCCTCAACAAGATGGCAGCTCAGTAACAATGGCCCACCCTTGAAGACTCATATTGCTCTCTGCATTTTAAAACTGCCCAGGGGTTTTCACCAAGGACCTGGACAACTACTCTGCAAGACTTTGCTGAACTTGGTCAACAGAATATTAACAAAGACCATGAACACACAGGCACCTGGGTAACCTCTCTCCTCACCTTACCAAATGCAGGTGTTCCCTTGCCCCCAGTGTACGGGAGAAGTGAGTGGGATGAAAGAGCCCAGATGACAGGAGTGCTGGTGGCACTCGGGGCAACAAAGCCAATTGTGGCTCAGAACATCTCTGTGACGATGTTTGCCACCTATTTACAGATGAAATGGCTGGATTGAGGGCTGCCAGTTTAGACCCAGAATCAGCACTTGGGCTAGCAGAAGCTCAGTATTACCCTCTTTGTTTGGATCACAtaaactgtggctgaggatgatggggcaACAGCTGTAGAGCCAAGGTGCCTACCCTGATCTAACAGGTGAATGGATCTGATTTTTGTGCCCCACCTTACCCTGAAATTCCACTTGGCAAGTTTGGCAAAAATGTTTCTCAGTGAACTATGGTGAGTGCAAAGTTCCACTTGTCCTGGACAGTCAAACAAGAAATAATGCCCCTTGAATTGGGCCAGTTTCTCCTGCAGCCAATCACAGTTGGCTTCCAGATACTCCATGCAATAGATCAAACCACCATTCGGTCCTAGCTTCAAGTTCTCCATGACATCAGCCAGAGTGATCAGTTCTGAGATATCGACAGCACACTGGTAGGGAATCCCTTCGTTGGCTGGGTCTAGATTCACCACAGCTACTTTGCGCCCAAT contains:
- the GPN2 gene encoding GPN-loop GTPase 2, translated to MCSRKGSGLPLFERKKKKHIMSKNPKEASLAFGQAVIGPPGSGKTTYCLGMQEFLSAIGRKVAVVNLDPANEGIPYQCAVDISELITLADVMENLKLGPNGGLIYCMEYLEANCDWLQEKLAQFKGHYFLFDCPGQVELCTHHSSLRNIFAKLAKWNFRLAAVHLVDSHYCTDPGKFISVLCTSLSTMLHVELPHVNILSKMDLIEQFGKLAFNLDYYTEVLDLSYLVDHLASDPFFKNYRRLNKKLVEVIEDYGLVSFIPLNVQDKESMQRVMQAVDKANGYSFGDVERRSLEALMSAAMGADFHFASTLAVQEKYVQPEEKTVEQEAMDM